From the Hyphomicrobium sp. ghe19 genome, one window contains:
- a CDS encoding J domain-containing protein: protein MKLESKYFDSIRVSSKRQGAKKEERAPVCQWKGCDKPGGHKAPKGRGRDNEFFSFCIDHVRQYNQEYNYFEGMSDTEVSNFRKDALTGHRPTWKTGANAWANGARDEARTADAEARVNATQRTNRKARSSRTATAATAFRRQLKPLEQKSLRVLDLGNEATPQDIKTRFKELVKMHHPDANGGDSRSEEKLREILQAYNYLKQSGLV, encoded by the coding sequence ATGAAACTGGAATCGAAATACTTCGACAGCATCCGCGTCTCCTCGAAGCGCCAAGGCGCCAAGAAGGAAGAGCGCGCGCCCGTTTGCCAATGGAAGGGGTGCGATAAGCCCGGCGGCCACAAGGCGCCGAAGGGCCGCGGACGCGACAACGAGTTTTTCAGCTTCTGCATTGACCACGTGCGCCAGTACAATCAAGAGTACAACTACTTCGAGGGTATGAGCGACACCGAGGTCAGCAATTTCCGCAAGGACGCGCTGACGGGTCACCGCCCTACCTGGAAGACCGGCGCAAATGCCTGGGCTAACGGCGCGCGCGACGAGGCAAGAACGGCCGATGCCGAGGCCCGCGTAAACGCTACGCAGCGAACGAACCGGAAAGCCCGCTCGTCTCGCACAGCGACGGCCGCGACCGCATTTCGCCGCCAGCTGAAGCCATTGGAACAGAAATCGCTTCGCGTTCTGGACCTCGGCAACGAGGCGACACCCCAAGATATCAAGACGCGCTTTAAGGAATTGGTGAAGATGCACCATCCCGATGCCAACGGCGGAGATAGCCGGTCTGAGGAAAAGTTGCGCGAAATCCTCCAAGCCTATAATTACTTGAAGCAATCTGGCCTGGTCTAA
- the rpmB gene encoding 50S ribosomal protein L28 — protein MTRRCELTGTLPLSGNLRSHAENKTKRTFRPNLHVVTLLSDVLGRKVRLRVSARALKSVEHRGGLDAFLLKADNDELSPTCLKLKREIQKAQASKAETSKAA, from the coding sequence ATGACCAGGCGCTGCGAGCTGACGGGGACTTTGCCCCTCTCAGGCAACCTCAGAAGCCACGCTGAAAACAAGACGAAGCGCACGTTTCGTCCGAATTTGCACGTCGTGACCTTGCTGAGCGATGTTCTCGGCCGGAAAGTCCGTTTGCGCGTTTCGGCCCGGGCTTTGAAGTCCGTCGAACACCGCGGCGGCCTCGATGCTTTCCTTCTGAAGGCTGACAACGACGAGCTGTCGCCGACCTGCCTCAAGCTGAAGCGCGAAATTCAGAAAGCGCAGGCTTCGAAGGCCGAGACCAGCAAGGCTGCCTAA
- the cobS gene encoding cobaltochelatase subunit CobS, with amino-acid sequence MRTSSSAAGAPVANLPDMKLSVRQVFNIDSDLEVPAYSQADAHVPDLDPDYLFNRDVTLAILAGFKHNRRVMIQGYHGTGKSTHIEQVAARLNWPCVRVNLDSHVSRIDLVGKDAIVLKEGKQVTEFREGILPWALQNNIALVFDEYDAGRPDVMFVIQRVLEVSGKLTLLDQSKVIRPHPAFRLFATTNTIGLGDTSGLYHGTQQINQGQMDRWSIVATLNYLPHDDEAKIVLSKVKSFAKTEAKRKQVSHMVRVADLTRSAFINGDLSTVMSPRTVMTWAENAEIFGDIGFAFRVTFLNKCDDLEKPLVAEFYQRCFGEELPESTANVALS; translated from the coding sequence ATGCGCACGTCATCTAGCGCGGCCGGCGCGCCAGTCGCCAACCTTCCGGACATGAAACTGTCTGTCCGCCAAGTATTCAATATCGACAGCGATCTGGAGGTTCCGGCCTATTCGCAGGCTGATGCGCACGTGCCGGATCTCGATCCCGACTATCTCTTCAACCGGGACGTGACCCTCGCGATCCTCGCGGGCTTCAAGCATAACCGCCGCGTGATGATCCAGGGTTATCACGGCACCGGTAAGTCGACCCACATCGAGCAGGTGGCGGCGCGCCTCAATTGGCCGTGCGTCCGCGTCAACCTTGATAGCCACGTCTCGCGCATCGATCTCGTCGGTAAGGACGCGATCGTGCTGAAGGAAGGCAAGCAGGTCACCGAGTTCCGCGAAGGCATTCTTCCTTGGGCGCTGCAGAACAACATCGCGCTCGTGTTCGACGAGTACGACGCCGGCCGGCCCGACGTCATGTTCGTCATTCAGCGCGTGCTCGAAGTGTCGGGCAAGCTGACGCTTCTCGATCAGTCGAAGGTCATTCGCCCGCATCCGGCATTCCGTCTCTTCGCAACGACGAATACGATCGGTCTCGGCGATACGTCCGGCCTCTATCACGGCACGCAGCAGATCAACCAAGGTCAGATGGACCGCTGGTCGATCGTCGCGACGCTGAACTATCTTCCGCATGACGATGAAGCAAAGATCGTGCTGTCGAAGGTCAAGTCGTTCGCCAAGACGGAAGCCAAGCGCAAGCAGGTCTCGCACATGGTCCGCGTCGCGGATCTGACGCGATCTGCCTTCATCAATGGCGATCTATCGACGGTGATGAGCCCGCGCACCGTGATGACGTGGGCCGAGAACGCCGAGATCTTCGGCGACATCGGCTTCGCCTTCCGGGTCACGTTCCTCAACAAATGCGATGATCTCGAAAAGCCGCTGGTCGCTGAATTCTATCAGCGCTGCTTCGGCGAAGAGCTGCCCGAGAGCACGGCAAACGTTGCGCTGAGCTGA
- a CDS encoding helicase-related protein, whose amino-acid sequence MASDLEARIRNVTAVLGPTNTGKTHLAIERMLGHESGMIGLPLRLLAREVYDKIKQRVGADKVALITGEEKIKPERARYWVSTVEAMPRDIDVDFLAIDEIQLCGDPERGHVFTDRLLHARGRSETLLLGAQTMREAISDLIPGANFISRPRLSKLTYSGEKKITRLPSRTAIVAFSAQEVYALAELIRRQRGGAAVVLGALSPRTRNAQVALYQSGDVEFLIATDAIGMGLNLDVDHVAFSALRKFDGYNHRNLTPAEIGQIAGRAGRHMNDGTFGVTGGADGLDADMVERLETHSFDSVKTLQWRSRELNFSSLDALHASLRELPREQRLTRARTADDVAALEALTADREITDIATNRDRVALLWDVCQVPDYRKISGQSHAELVGNIYRHLTSGNNRIDEDWFSKQVSLADRTDGDIDTLANRIAHIRTWTFVANRPDWLGDPQHWQERTRAIEDSLSDALHECLTQRFVDRRTSALMKGMRDKDELTADIADDGAITVENHFVGRLKGFRFTLDAAGDGIHEKATRQAAMQVVTRELGMRARRVAAAQNEAFKLTRTGSIIWREDELAKLERSEDPLQPGLTLLADDAMSEADREKVQARLKTWLDDTIADKLKPLVEMSRSTELQGLARGIAFQLKEGLGALKRETVANEINALDQAARAELRKFGLRFGAFNIFFPLMLKPAPADLAATLWLLKNPTPAGTTPQLPRPGLTSVAVDPATPEALYRAHGFHLCGPRAIRLDILERLADLIRPLLAWRSGPGKTEAPPKGSTGDGGFRATDDMMSILGCSVDELSEVLKALGFRLEKRPIAAAAPAPAATETSSSPEATADGEAKSGEGEAAVAEASSDAPATTAEDAAAQPSAEALANEQSAAETPAADAALAEAPAPEAEKFEEIWRPRRHQRPERRDGPRREGGQNRHQRPHSNRPAAGGVPHAASSTTANSEAQASETPAGNDRAEHQRHRRPERQENRGERPRFEGRKGGGDRRPDQGARKDNSNRPRRDDNQNGRREERRSPQVITAAPPKSAAADSSSPFAALAALKAQMEKRSEGSGST is encoded by the coding sequence ATGGCAAGTGATCTCGAGGCCCGCATCCGAAACGTGACCGCGGTGCTCGGACCAACGAATACCGGCAAGACGCACCTCGCAATTGAGCGGATGCTCGGCCACGAAAGCGGCATGATAGGCCTTCCGCTGCGACTGCTCGCGCGCGAAGTCTATGACAAAATCAAGCAGCGGGTGGGGGCGGACAAGGTCGCGCTCATCACCGGCGAGGAGAAGATCAAGCCGGAGCGCGCGCGCTACTGGGTCTCGACCGTCGAGGCGATGCCGCGCGACATCGACGTCGACTTCCTCGCGATCGACGAAATCCAGCTGTGTGGTGATCCTGAACGGGGCCACGTTTTCACAGATCGCTTGCTGCATGCCCGCGGCCGGTCCGAAACACTGCTCCTCGGCGCGCAGACGATGCGCGAGGCGATCAGCGATCTCATTCCGGGCGCCAACTTCATTTCGCGGCCTAGGCTTTCGAAGCTGACGTACAGCGGCGAGAAGAAGATCACGCGTCTTCCCTCGCGCACCGCGATCGTCGCTTTTTCGGCGCAGGAAGTTTATGCGCTCGCGGAATTGATCCGTCGCCAGCGCGGCGGAGCGGCGGTCGTCCTCGGTGCGCTGTCTCCCCGGACGCGCAACGCGCAAGTCGCCCTCTATCAATCCGGCGACGTCGAATTCCTGATCGCGACCGACGCCATCGGCATGGGTCTGAACCTCGATGTCGATCACGTCGCGTTCTCTGCTCTTCGCAAGTTCGACGGCTACAATCATCGCAATCTGACGCCCGCTGAGATCGGCCAGATCGCCGGCCGCGCCGGCCGTCATATGAATGACGGCACCTTCGGCGTGACAGGCGGGGCCGACGGTCTCGACGCCGATATGGTCGAACGCCTCGAAACCCATAGCTTCGATAGCGTCAAGACACTGCAATGGCGTAGCCGCGAGCTCAATTTCTCGTCGCTCGACGCTCTGCACGCGTCGCTTCGCGAACTGCCGCGCGAGCAGCGCTTGACGCGGGCGCGCACGGCCGATGACGTCGCCGCGCTCGAAGCTTTGACGGCCGATCGCGAAATCACCGATATCGCGACGAACCGCGATCGCGTGGCCCTGCTGTGGGACGTCTGTCAGGTTCCCGATTACAGGAAGATTTCCGGCCAGAGCCACGCCGAACTGGTTGGCAATATCTACCGGCATTTGACGAGCGGCAACAATCGTATCGACGAAGATTGGTTCTCCAAGCAGGTCTCGTTGGCCGATCGCACCGACGGCGATATCGATACGCTTGCGAACCGTATCGCGCACATCCGGACCTGGACATTCGTCGCCAATCGTCCCGATTGGCTGGGCGACCCACAACACTGGCAGGAACGGACAAGGGCCATCGAAGACAGCCTGTCCGATGCTCTGCATGAGTGTCTAACTCAACGATTTGTAGATCGGCGGACGAGCGCTTTGATGAAGGGCATGCGAGACAAAGACGAGTTGACAGCCGACATCGCAGACGATGGCGCAATCACTGTCGAAAATCACTTCGTGGGACGCCTCAAAGGCTTCCGCTTCACCCTCGATGCGGCTGGCGACGGCATCCACGAGAAAGCGACGCGTCAGGCGGCAATGCAGGTCGTAACGCGCGAGCTTGGCATGCGTGCGCGCCGTGTCGCTGCGGCTCAGAACGAAGCGTTCAAACTGACGCGCACCGGCAGCATCATTTGGCGCGAGGACGAGCTTGCGAAGCTCGAACGTAGCGAAGATCCGTTGCAGCCGGGCCTAACGCTCCTCGCCGACGATGCGATGAGCGAAGCCGATCGCGAGAAAGTCCAAGCGCGTCTCAAAACGTGGCTCGATGACACGATCGCCGATAAATTGAAGCCCCTCGTTGAGATGTCGCGCAGCACGGAGCTGCAGGGCTTGGCGCGCGGCATCGCCTTCCAGCTCAAGGAAGGTCTCGGCGCATTGAAGCGCGAGACGGTCGCGAACGAGATCAACGCACTCGATCAGGCGGCGCGAGCCGAACTCCGCAAATTCGGGCTGCGTTTCGGCGCCTTCAATATCTTCTTCCCGCTCATGCTGAAGCCCGCGCCGGCCGACCTCGCGGCGACGCTTTGGCTTCTGAAGAACCCGACACCCGCAGGGACGACGCCGCAACTTCCGCGCCCCGGCCTGACAAGTGTTGCGGTCGATCCGGCAACGCCGGAAGCACTCTATCGCGCCCACGGTTTCCATCTCTGCGGCCCGCGCGCCATTCGCCTCGATATCCTCGAGCGGCTCGCCGATCTGATCAGGCCGCTGCTCGCCTGGCGCTCAGGCCCCGGCAAAACCGAAGCCCCTCCCAAAGGGTCGACCGGCGACGGCGGCTTCAGAGCGACCGACGACATGATGTCGATCCTCGGGTGTTCCGTCGACGAACTGAGCGAAGTTTTGAAGGCGCTAGGCTTCCGGCTCGAGAAGCGCCCGATCGCGGCCGCCGCACCTGCGCCCGCAGCAACGGAAACAAGCTCATCGCCTGAAGCGACCGCCGACGGCGAAGCGAAATCCGGTGAGGGCGAAGCTGCCGTAGCTGAAGCGTCTTCGGACGCGCCCGCGACCACCGCTGAGGATGCCGCTGCGCAGCCGTCGGCCGAAGCCCTCGCGAATGAGCAGTCCGCAGCGGAAACGCCGGCAGCAGACGCCGCTCTGGCCGAGGCTCCGGCTCCCGAGGCGGAGAAATTTGAAGAGATCTGGCGGCCGCGCAGGCACCAGCGGCCTGAGCGCCGGGACGGGCCGCGTCGCGAGGGCGGCCAGAACCGCCACCAGCGCCCGCATTCCAATAGGCCCGCCGCAGGAGGCGTGCCGCACGCGGCATCGTCCACGACGGCAAATTCCGAAGCTCAGGCCTCGGAAACGCCGGCCGGTAACGATCGCGCCGAGCATCAGCGTCACCGTCGTCCCGAGCGCCAGGAAAATCGCGGCGAACGCCCGCGCTTCGAAGGCCGCAAAGGCGGTGGGGATCGTCGCCCGGACCAGGGCGCAAGGAAAGACAATTCGAACCGTCCGCGCCGCGACGACAATCAAAATGGCCGCCGCGAAGAACGCCGGTCGCCGCAAGTGATCACCGCGGCGCCGCCGAAATCAGCAGCAGCCGATTCATCGTCGCCATTCGCCGCCCTCGCTGCGCTGAAAGCTCAAATGGAGAAGCGGAGCGAAGGCTCCGGCTCGACCTGA
- a CDS encoding acyltransferase: MCACPAILSPALARGVGRMKILPKNHSIPRSHPSRMAALDMLRACALLSVVIYHSVQMSPVPLPTLSLVTTYGQYGVDLFFVLSGWLIGGLYWREMQLDGQVNIARFWGRRWLRTLPPYFVALALSWGAVRFSRGEPFDPGYLLFLQNYDERIPYFLVSWSLCVEEHFYLVAPLLAGALFALTARRYFWITCIGLLAVSPLCRWLEWNRHPAMDFGYIQTATHLRLDGLVMGFALSFIAIHSPRSYGQLTSSALPTLAATIGGLIAIRMIGGPTCFALWPLLVSIVFAAVLVATSTRKSDDGGWVPWSAVALSSYSAYLVHPLAIHVAISLAAGNSIIYWPAAATFTMAGTALLYFAVEKPAILLRDAYLPRRALMRGKTMSCGG, from the coding sequence ATGTGCGCATGCCCGGCGATTTTATCGCCCGCCTTGGCGAGGGGGGTGGGGCGAATGAAGATATTGCCGAAAAACCATTCCATACCGAGATCTCATCCTTCGCGAATGGCTGCTCTCGATATGCTGAGAGCTTGCGCGCTTCTCTCGGTCGTCATTTATCACTCAGTTCAAATGTCGCCGGTACCACTGCCAACGCTGTCTCTGGTAACAACGTATGGCCAATACGGCGTCGACCTGTTTTTCGTTCTCAGCGGTTGGCTCATTGGCGGCCTGTATTGGCGCGAGATGCAATTGGATGGCCAAGTCAACATCGCGCGCTTTTGGGGGCGGCGCTGGTTGCGAACACTGCCTCCGTATTTTGTTGCGCTTGCACTATCGTGGGGAGCGGTGCGTTTTTCGAGAGGCGAACCATTTGATCCAGGCTACTTGCTGTTTCTCCAAAACTACGACGAGAGAATTCCCTATTTCCTTGTCAGCTGGTCGCTATGTGTTGAAGAGCACTTCTACCTTGTCGCTCCGTTGCTGGCAGGCGCTCTATTTGCCCTGACTGCGCGCCGCTATTTTTGGATCACGTGCATAGGTTTACTGGCTGTCTCACCGTTGTGCAGATGGCTAGAATGGAACCGGCACCCGGCGATGGACTTCGGCTACATCCAGACGGCAACGCACTTACGGCTCGACGGCCTCGTCATGGGATTCGCACTGAGCTTTATCGCCATTCATTCACCACGCAGCTACGGTCAGCTGACGTCTTCAGCGCTTCCGACATTAGCAGCGACTATCGGCGGTCTGATCGCAATCCGAATGATCGGCGGCCCTACATGTTTTGCTCTGTGGCCACTGCTCGTCTCGATAGTCTTCGCCGCAGTACTGGTTGCTACTAGCACAAGAAAGAGCGACGACGGCGGTTGGGTCCCTTGGTCGGCCGTAGCTCTATCGTCGTACTCGGCTTACTTGGTTCACCCGTTGGCCATCCATGTCGCAATCTCGCTGGCGGCGGGCAACTCGATCATTTACTGGCCGGCGGCGGCGACCTTCACCATGGCGGGAACGGCGCTATTATATTTCGCCGTTGAGAAGCCAGCTATTTTGCTTCGAGATGCCTATCTGCCGCGTCGCGCGTTAATGCGAGGCAAGACCATGAGCTGCGGCGGCTAA
- the cobT gene encoding cobaltochelatase subunit CobT yields MTLPTKRREAPSEPLKRVLGPAVRAIAGDSEVEVDFGPGKGDIAGKAVHIPDLPRAPSAKDIALTRGWADSLALRIGCHDAKLHRRIAPSAGPARAVFEAAERARVEGVGSARMPGMASNLTARLEDHYSHGRFRTVSTRAEAPLEDALALLIRERITGQAPPPSTKGLVDVWRPLIESRGGKLLSRLETLSENQEQFGRQIRDLLKILEMVDQNDQPQSEDEEQESDEGAAEGGAEDSSDKSEDASEGQDQQSEEQLSEGDLSESEETMESGETEPQDLDEGDLNDDETPAPWRPNMTVLDNPEAFGYKVFTHAYDEEVGADHLSTPEELERLRAFLDKELKTLSAAVAKLANKLQRRLLAQQNRGWDFDLEEGQLDAARLTRIITDPTGALSFKRERDTDFRDTVVTLLLDNSGSMRGRPIMVAACCADILARTLERCGVKVEILGFTTKAWKGGQSREEWLAAGKPPSPGRLNDLRHIIYKTADAPWRRSKNALALMMREGLLKENIDGEALAWAHSRIVNRPEQRRILMMISDGAPVDDSTLSVNSGSYLEQHLRQVIHEIETHSPVELIAIGIGHDVTRYYQRAVTITDASELAGAMTEKLVELFEEKPDADEPVAARRRYARAH; encoded by the coding sequence ATGACACTTCCGACCAAACGCCGCGAAGCCCCATCCGAACCGTTGAAGCGAGTTCTCGGGCCTGCTGTCCGTGCCATTGCCGGCGACAGCGAGGTCGAGGTCGATTTCGGCCCGGGCAAGGGCGATATCGCTGGCAAGGCCGTGCACATTCCCGACCTGCCGCGCGCCCCGTCCGCGAAGGACATCGCGCTGACGCGCGGCTGGGCCGATAGCTTGGCGCTGCGCATCGGCTGCCATGACGCCAAGCTCCATCGCCGTATCGCGCCATCGGCAGGTCCCGCACGCGCGGTGTTCGAAGCGGCGGAACGCGCGCGCGTCGAAGGGGTCGGATCGGCTCGCATGCCGGGAATGGCGTCGAACCTGACGGCCCGCCTCGAAGACCATTATAGCCATGGCCGTTTTCGCACCGTCAGCACGCGCGCCGAAGCGCCGCTCGAAGACGCGCTTGCATTGCTCATTCGCGAACGCATCACCGGCCAGGCGCCGCCGCCTTCGACGAAAGGTCTCGTCGACGTCTGGCGGCCGCTGATCGAATCTCGTGGCGGCAAGCTTCTGAGCAGGCTCGAGACTCTCTCCGAAAACCAGGAGCAGTTCGGCCGCCAGATCCGCGATCTTTTGAAGATCCTCGAAATGGTCGATCAGAACGACCAGCCGCAGTCCGAGGACGAAGAGCAGGAGAGCGACGAGGGCGCAGCCGAGGGCGGCGCCGAAGATTCGAGCGACAAGAGCGAAGACGCGTCCGAAGGCCAGGATCAGCAGAGCGAGGAGCAGCTCTCCGAAGGTGACCTTTCGGAATCCGAGGAGACGATGGAGTCGGGCGAGACCGAACCGCAAGACCTCGACGAAGGCGATTTGAACGACGACGAGACGCCCGCACCGTGGCGTCCGAACATGACCGTTCTCGATAACCCGGAAGCCTTCGGCTACAAAGTTTTCACGCACGCTTACGACGAAGAGGTCGGCGCCGATCATCTGTCGACGCCGGAAGAACTCGAACGGCTGCGCGCGTTTCTCGACAAGGAATTGAAGACGCTCTCGGCGGCCGTCGCAAAGCTTGCCAACAAGCTGCAACGCCGTCTCTTGGCGCAGCAGAACCGCGGCTGGGATTTCGATCTCGAGGAAGGCCAGCTCGATGCCGCGCGGCTGACGCGTATCATCACCGATCCAACAGGCGCGCTGTCCTTCAAGCGCGAGCGCGATACCGATTTCCGCGACACGGTCGTAACGTTGCTGCTCGACAATTCAGGATCGATGCGCGGACGGCCCATCATGGTCGCGGCGTGCTGTGCCGATATCCTCGCGCGCACGCTCGAACGTTGTGGCGTCAAAGTCGAAATTCTCGGCTTCACGACGAAGGCCTGGAAGGGCGGACAGTCGCGCGAAGAATGGCTTGCGGCAGGAAAACCGCCGTCGCCGGGCCGCCTCAACGATCTCCGTCATATCATCTACAAGACGGCGGATGCGCCGTGGCGCCGCTCGAAGAACGCGCTCGCCCTGATGATGCGCGAAGGCTTGCTCAAGGAAAACATCGACGGCGAAGCGCTGGCTTGGGCGCATTCCCGCATCGTCAATCGCCCCGAGCAGCGCCGCATCCTGATGATGATCTCGGACGGCGCGCCTGTCGACGATTCGACGCTTTCGGTGAATTCCGGAAGTTATCTCGAGCAGCATCTTCGCCAGGTCATCCACGAGATCGAAACGCATTCGCCGGTCGAACTCATCGCCATCGGCATCGGACATGACGTGACGCGCTACTACCAGCGCGCCGTCACGATTACGGATGCCTCGGAGCTCGCTGGCGCGATGACCGAAAAACTCGTCGAACTGTTTGAGGAAAAGCCTGACGCCGACGAGCCGGTCGCGGCGCGGCGCCGGTACGCACGCGCTCATTGA
- a CDS encoding DUF3108 domain-containing protein — translation MSNSRAGATRHGAFCCFLLTAAAVLPLQAAKAGDAAYPSEVDAVYRLSFNGFNVGKYRFNSHYDGKSYTANGKTDISALFGAFKWAGNFIGSGSVETSGGPRPASFEMSTKTKSKTTSVKLSFDGTRVVSVALVPNKSPSAEAVKLKPENLQNVFDPMGATLAISNANAADACNRTIPVFDGKARYDLRLSLKGREPLKEKQPSGQPPELVVCQVKYVPIAGHKPKDFVNPWIDYDHIEIALRAVPAAGIYVPYRVTVPSSIGPAVMTIDTINITAANNQQIALKQ, via the coding sequence ATGTCGAATTCGCGTGCGGGGGCCACGAGACATGGCGCTTTTTGCTGTTTTCTGCTGACTGCGGCAGCGGTTTTGCCGCTTCAGGCCGCCAAGGCGGGCGACGCGGCCTACCCGAGCGAGGTTGACGCAGTTTACCGGCTTTCGTTCAATGGCTTCAACGTCGGGAAATACCGGTTCAACTCCCACTACGACGGTAAATCGTATACGGCGAACGGCAAGACCGATATCTCGGCGCTGTTCGGCGCCTTCAAATGGGCGGGAAATTTCATCGGCAGCGGCTCGGTCGAGACGTCCGGCGGCCCTCGGCCCGCAAGCTTCGAGATGAGCACCAAGACGAAGTCGAAAACGACCTCCGTGAAGCTCAGCTTCGATGGCACCCGCGTTGTTTCGGTGGCGCTCGTCCCCAACAAGTCGCCGTCCGCGGAAGCAGTCAAGCTGAAGCCGGAAAACCTCCAGAACGTCTTCGATCCCATGGGAGCGACGCTCGCGATCTCGAACGCCAATGCCGCAGATGCGTGCAATCGCACCATCCCCGTTTTCGATGGCAAGGCGCGCTACGATCTTCGCTTGTCTTTAAAGGGACGCGAACCGCTCAAGGAGAAGCAACCCTCGGGCCAGCCGCCCGAACTTGTGGTTTGCCAGGTAAAATATGTTCCGATCGCGGGCCATAAGCCCAAGGACTTCGTCAATCCCTGGATCGACTACGACCATATTGAGATCGCGCTGCGCGCCGTGCCTGCGGCCGGAATATATGTGCCTTACCGGGTGACGGTCCCATCGAGCATAGGCCCCGCCGTAATGACGATTGATACGATTAACATCACCGCCGCGAACAATCAGCAGATAGCGCTGAAGCAATAA
- a CDS encoding RNA-binding S4 domain-containing protein has protein sequence MPDAAPGSVQRIDQWLWFARIAKSRTLAQALIERGKVRINREKVYKTATIVRPGDVLTLSLGPRVLSIEILGIGTRRGPSSEAVMLYRDLAPAPQRSTSTTEGENERTEADPQQALRSEGAGRPTKLERRQLDKLRGRR, from the coding sequence ATGCCTGACGCGGCTCCAGGGTCCGTTCAGCGCATCGATCAATGGCTTTGGTTTGCACGGATTGCCAAGTCCCGGACATTGGCGCAGGCGTTAATTGAGCGCGGGAAAGTCCGCATCAATCGCGAAAAGGTATATAAGACAGCTACGATCGTCCGGCCGGGCGATGTCCTCACGCTTTCACTCGGGCCACGCGTCCTCAGTATCGAAATCCTCGGTATTGGGACGCGGCGTGGCCCATCCTCCGAAGCGGTGATGCTCTACCGTGATCTTGCACCTGCACCGCAGCGCAGCACGTCGACAACTGAAGGGGAAAACGAGCGGACCGAAGCGGATCCGCAGCAGGCTTTGCGCTCCGAAGGGGCCGGTAGGCCGACGAAGCTCGAGCGACGGCAGTTGGACAAGTTGCGGGGCAGAAGGTGA
- a CDS encoding esterase-like activity of phytase family protein produces MSLNSFRRIGFAVAQCGFVVALVGFTAGAATADDKPDISKLKPGPIVVESRRITSFKRFEADKPLAKVTFRGGLQLTSPAPQFGGWSALLMDDHAKTFVSISDAGEWLTGTLVYDGTHPAGITNARIGPLRETAGPPIRRGRDHDSESIALESGTLERGSVLIGFEGRHRIERYDLTPAGLSADRGNLKLPAGARKMHSNQGLEALTVMKGGPYKGAPVAFSERLYDPSRNHTGWLWTASGPRTIHLKNIGDYDVTDISSLDDGTLFVLERRFRWLEGVKMRLRRIAPDDLRPDHTSEGEILIEADMNDQIDNMEGLAVARLKTGEILITMISDDNFNKVLQRTLLLQFVLKDEEQAKARPPG; encoded by the coding sequence TTGTCGCTGAACAGCTTTCGACGCATCGGCTTCGCCGTGGCGCAATGCGGTTTTGTCGTTGCGCTTGTTGGCTTCACGGCTGGAGCAGCAACAGCCGATGACAAGCCGGACATCTCGAAGCTCAAACCTGGACCGATCGTCGTTGAAAGCCGCCGTATCACGTCGTTCAAGCGCTTCGAAGCCGATAAGCCCCTCGCCAAGGTGACGTTCCGCGGCGGTCTGCAGTTGACGTCGCCCGCGCCGCAATTCGGCGGCTGGTCGGCCCTCCTGATGGACGACCATGCAAAGACATTTGTTTCGATTTCAGACGCCGGCGAGTGGCTGACCGGAACGCTTGTTTACGACGGCACTCACCCAGCCGGAATAACGAACGCCCGCATCGGTCCGCTTCGGGAGACGGCGGGGCCACCTATTCGGAGGGGCCGTGACCACGATTCTGAATCGATCGCCCTTGAAAGCGGAACCTTAGAGCGAGGTTCGGTTCTCATCGGTTTCGAAGGAAGACATCGCATCGAGCGCTACGACTTGACGCCTGCGGGTCTGTCGGCGGACCGCGGAAATCTCAAGCTGCCAGCGGGCGCCAGAAAAATGCACTCCAATCAGGGCCTCGAAGCACTGACTGTCATGAAGGGCGGCCCCTATAAGGGCGCTCCAGTCGCGTTCTCAGAACGGCTCTACGATCCGTCCCGCAATCACACCGGATGGCTTTGGACGGCAAGCGGCCCGCGAACCATCCATCTGAAAAACATCGGCGACTACGACGTTACCGACATTTCGAGCCTCGATGACGGAACGCTTTTCGTACTGGAACGCCGCTTTCGCTGGTTGGAAGGCGTCAAGATGCGTCTGAGGCGCATCGCGCCCGATGACCTCAGGCCCGATCACACATCCGAAGGCGAGATACTGATCGAAGCCGATATGAATGATCAGATCGACAACATGGAAGGTCTCGCCGTCGCGCGCCTCAAGACGGGAGAAATCCTGATTACGATGATCTCCGACGACAACTTCAATAAGGTGCTGCAGCGGACGCTGCTATTGCAGTTCGTCCTGAAGGACGAAGAGCAAGCGAAAGCCCGGCCGCCGGGTTAA